TGCCGGTCGGAAATATCGCGACCTGCGCTCGCGCGTCGCCGTCTGAACGGAACGCAGCAAGATTTTCGAGCGGCGCGACGGGCTTGCCTGTCGCGCCGCTTTCTTTATGCGCCGTGGCGATAGTGCACAGTGAAGGATTTATCCGAGATGGAAGAAACCGAAATGCCGCAGCGGCTCCACCTGGTAATGGGTGGCCGTGTGAAGGATCCCCGATCGGTCGAGTTCGCCGACCCCGAAAGCATTCACGTCGTCGGCGTATTCAGCAATTACGAAGCCGCCGAGGAGGCGTGGCGCGCCAATGCACAGCGCACGGTCGACGACGCGGAAATGCGCTACGTCATCGTGCACATCCACCGCCTGCTGACGCCGGATGCGTAATGGTTTTTCCAGTCCCTGCACCGGCCGGGACTGGAAACCAGTCTGCTTGAAACTGTAGGAGGGCCCTGCTCTCGCCGGGTCCTCTCCACCTCAGACGAATTCGATTTCGTCGATGAGGTAGAACTTATCGCCAGAAGGCACGGTCACCTCGATCTCTTCGCCGACCTTCTTTCCGATCAGCGCGCGCCCGATGGGCGAACTATAGGAGATCCGGCCCTTGGCCGCATCGGCCTCGGTCTGACCGACGATCTGGTACTTGATCGA
Above is a genomic segment from Erythrobacter sp. 3-20A1M containing:
- a CDS encoding DUF4170 domain-containing protein; translated protein: MEETEMPQRLHLVMGGRVKDPRSVEFADPESIHVVGVFSNYEAAEEAWRANAQRTVDDAEMRYVIVHIHRLLTPDA